Sequence from the Phragmites australis chromosome 11, lpPhrAust1.1, whole genome shotgun sequence genome:
CCCGATGACGAGAACATCAAATGGTGACGAGGAACAACAGATCTAGACTGAGAAGGGATGAATCTGGTTGGATAGATCGGATAGAACCTAGTGGAAGAAGTTGATGGAAAGGAGAGTTCAAGCATATTTGAACCTTACCAACTAGCTTTGTTAGGCAAACGTATTAGAGACCAGTTGATTTGGCTCTCCCTCAAAAGTATTAATCCTCACCCAAATTCTAACAAAGAGAGAACAAAACATGTTTTCTTCTCTACTAGCTTTGTTACATAAGGATGGACAAAAAATACAAACATGCCCTTCATTTCATTTGGCAACGCCTGAGAGACACAACCAGGGTTTGAAAATTCGTTGAAAACCGCTGTGTGTTCACGATATTCGGCAAATTTGGTCCGCACCGCATTTTGAATTCGACCGGTTttcgaatttaaattcaaaaaaatcataaaaaattctaaaaatactagagacaattctaagatcttatatgatttttttttttaaaaattcgtttgcttcatatttcatggagaggaagtttgaaaaaaaagaaaaatattgaaatggACCGTATGAACAGGATGATTTGGCCCATCACgttaagaaaaatcttaacatacaaacatatatttttttagataatatcttaagatgatctttaaaattagtttaactttatttagagttttattaatttctccataatttatacacaattcacaagcataaagtgaacatgttaagaaacaatattgtaattaactttttcatgtcaaccattattttttctatataaatcATATTATAAGTAAAcaaataaaagtggtttcacttattttggaggtgtgatgggtgagttatgaattaatctagttacaacacatttacacaatcatgcatgttaaataactatttcatgagttcatgtatttttaaaagacataggttCATAtaataagactaaaaaaattggtttcataattttttgattagtaaagaattaactatgcatttaactaggtttagaaaatacattttcttacagaaaatattcaactttttatgagtataaatacttttatcatgtatatcatgttacaagaaaactaaaaaaaattggtttcacttgatttgaagctaagatgaattatttattaattttacaaggttgtgtctttttttggttttttattgaattttacCGCAATTCAGGAAATGCGCTTTGTAAATCGGAAAAACCGAACGGATTTCAAAGAATTTATTCGAAATGTATTCAATGTGGAAAATACGGTTGGTTTTCGGTGAAATTCGATCGGTTTTTCGGTTGAATTTGAGTGGTTACTAAATTGTCGATTCAGTCgaattctcaccaaattttacaaatttgatgGAGTGAATTTAGCTAAATTCTCACTGAGTTTTAAACGGTTTCTCTGATATTTGCGAATTTCAAGAATTTATTAGGTCCCATTTTTTTTACTATAAAATGAATTTGTAAACTCTGGATGTAACCCATGCTCTTTTATAATTCTCTTTCTTATATACGCTGCCTAGTGGGCACCACATTGCGTAGAGATCCCATATGTCGGTTTCTCTGCCTTGCCTTCCTcgtatactccctccgtttcgcaatattTGTCTATGATTTtgggagtatctgtctcaaattattCATTCATTGTGATAACCAAGGATGCTTTATGGTCCATTTTCCTGTTATGTccttgagtgcatgcatgcatttactccAACGCTGATGAGTTATTTGTTCTCATCTGTGCATTGATTAGAGATAGCATGGTCATCTCTATgcattttttcactcgatttcagtatttcttAGTTTATACGTAATGATGGGTGTGGATAAACATTGTGAAATGGAGGAAAGTACAATTTATACAACACGATATCCCTTGGCCGTGCGCATGACAGAAAAATTCCTAAAGTAACGAATTTCAATAAAATTTCTGTGAATTTTCCCAACTCCGAATAGAGTCTGAAAATACAGGCAACCCAGAGTACCAGatcccacctctctctctctctctctccacgcTCTCCATTCTTCGTTCTCCCGAGAGCTCAATTCGGCTCAGGTTCGCAGCCGCCGCGGGTTACCCCAATGGCGGAGGACTCCGGCGCCATCCTCCGCCACATCTCCTCACTCAAGGACATGCTCGACAAGGTCCGCAATCCACAAGCCTACCCCCTCTGTTCCGTACACTTGTTTGCGGCGGATTGTCGAACCAATTGACGGCGGTAGTGTCGCCGCCGCGTCGCCCAGTGGGGTGCCGGCAGGTCTCGTCCAGGACGATTGGACTCGCCTGGGTTCGATTATTGGCCCGCCTGGTATGGGATCTCCAGGCGTCCTACGCGGCGAGCCTGGGCGGCCGACTGGAGTTGGGTTTTGGTTTTAACTCCACGCTTTGAGTTGACAGGAGCTGGCTGAATCCTGCTAGAATTCAGGCTTGCGTTGTGCTACTATGTGCGGGTTTAGTTTAGTATATTCCTCCCTGTTATTCGGTGCGCGAATTCTTTGCCTATCACTGTGAGGTGAGAAATACGAGGTGGATTACTGAGAAAATGGGTGCATACAGGTTCTTTCTTGAGCGTTGCTGTCACATTTTATATGTTTGATGTGTCCTGAAACCTTTATTTGAAGCTGTTGTTTGCATCACACTGCTCCGGCGCATATTAAAAGCAAAAACTCTTCCTTAATTCTCAATCTGATTAATTGTTCAGGATAATAGTTGCCTAGGTCAGGAACATTTTTTTGGGTATTTTGATCTCATGTTGTAGACTTTCATTAAACATGAGACTGTTTTGAAGTTAGCATTCAAGGGCCATGGCTTTATGGGTCACATTTATTTACTTGTTAGTTTCAGGAATgagttttaaaaataaaaatatggttCCACCATTAAGTTTCTAGTTATTTATTGGTGAACTAAAGTGCATCTCTATCGTATGTGAATGGATTATTAAACTATAAACTGCACAGCTCAAAAATCATGTGCGAATGGATGATCAAACTGCAACTATCTTGTGTATGGTGCATTTGATTGGTTGAGCACCAATTCTTGGCTCCTGCCTGTACCATTTATTATGGAGTCCTGAgtgattttatttttcatgaacAAAAACTGAAtgctactccctccgattgcaaatataggtcgttctagccttctcaactattctctaaatataagtcattcttgaacttctatgcacttttttctctttcattctcttcttgcccttgttcaaTAAATgttatcactctcacaaatgaatgagttatcttttccaatgcagaataaataaagagcaacaaggtcatttgatctactttcttaatccttgtgcataagtctaaaacgacctacatttgcaatcggagggagtattatgTTTTAGATGGAATGTCCGGTCCTTTCAGTTAAGTGAACACAATGTGAAATAGCTGGAATGGACGATTGGACCTATTCTTTTATGATAAATCATCTGAAGTTTGACAAAAGCAACAACAATACGATATTGGTACGATGCAAGCCTGCAAGGGTGATTGATGTGGCACATGCTATATTTTTGCTGTTAGAACAAGTGTATACCCTTCGACTGTGGACTGATATCATGACTTGGTTGCAGAGAGCTGAATTTCTATTACTGATTCATGTTAAATAACATGCTTAATTCTGAGATTTAACTTCTTCTGATGCTAACCATGCTGTAACTTTTATATTACCTTCTTAATTAGGTCAATGAAGAGATTGAACAGAATATACAAAAGACCAGGGAAATAGAATCAGAAATAGTGAAGCATTCTGAAACTGAAAAGCATTATCTGGACAAGGAGTCTGAGTTAATGAAAGAAGTATCAGTTGCTGAGTTTGAACTCAATGGCCTTATGAAAGTGGCTGGTAATTATTGCCTTTGGATTCCAATTGCAGTATTGCTCTCTTTTGCAAATCAATTCTGTATCTATTATCTTTTCTTATTATTGGACAGCTTTCCTTCATATGTCATTACATATGGTGTTGCACAGATCTATGTCATGTTCTCAACAAAGCTAGGTTTGAACTCTGAagttcctaaaaaaaaaaactccctgtGTTCAATAATACAAGATGTTTTGGTCATCGACATTTCCAACATGTAACTTCGACTACTACTTTATATCGCGAATCTTTTAGATAAACCCCTTAAGAAATTGGAGGGCCTAGTATACGGCGATTTCTCTTTTGCTAGGCCTTTCACAACAAATCTAATGAGTACCATTTTCACATGACTAATCTAAATAGTTTTATTAAGTTTGACTGCGTGCTCTCTAAAATGTTATATATAGCTGAACAAAGGAAATTACCTTTTAATCTTTTATAGACAATACTTTAATATTTTATAGATAATACAGATATTATTCCATTCAAGTCCGTCTTTGGTCAGTGGCCACATGGTAAATCTATGTGTCTTTCATGTCTTGAAATTCTTTTACTAATTACAGTTACTATTTTGGTGAATTGTGACTGCTCTGTTAATTGCTATTGTTGTAGCTCAACGCAATCTGATTCCTGAAAATTCCAATAAGACTGCAGTTCACTTTGACAAAGTTAGATATTTGGATTAGCTAGAGAAATAAGGTTTCTTTTTCAGTGCTGAATACTCAAGAACATTGTTGATAGTTGGCTTTTTCGGTGCTGAATACTCCATTCCGGAACCAAGACTAGTGTTGTAGTTGGCTTAGACATCCTTATGAGTTATGTCCATGAGATGGTATTTACTACAGTGTATATTAGCTGTGTAATTTACAATTACTTATAAATAGGCATCATGCTTCTATTTGGTGAGTTGCATAGTGTATACTGaagctactgtagcagtgggccctgtgtatgtacatgtatatgtgtatatatatacgtataggtATACGtgtaatatatgtatatatgtatatatacgtattaattttcttttttggaaattctagatatgtaattttcttttttgggaaattctagaaaaatgtcgaaatgaatattagttacattaataaatcggctgaaaaaactaaaatgcaaagaaaaatatctaaaactcaaaaaaatatgaaacaatattttttaggttagtattacttccacctacatgttaaaactactatgtgcatgcataaaagtactattgttttctctataattatttgaatgtgtttaacattaataatttcataaataaatattgaaatgtacaaaatttgtgaacctaatttttttaggcttcttttgtcgtgctctacacaacaaaataaaaatgggCGCGCGTAGGTgcgccaatcagactagttATCTTCATTTTTGTTTGCGAATGGGTACTTGTAAATTCTGACATGTTTTGTACGTTTTTGTTTTTCTCCATGTGATTTTGTTATGAAAACCACTGGAAGAACCACGAAAACCTTAATGTTAGTGTATTTGTGTGGTTCTAGTGTGGCACTTATCCGGAACAGAAAGGTGCTGCGGTGAACGAAGGGACAAAAATTCTGAGACTGATTTTAAGAATCAATAAGTTATTTTGTACAAGCCCACATGTAAGCGAATATTATCATATTGCAACCATCTAGTATAACCTCATTTATTCATTGTCATGTGCAAGTATGTTCACATGGTGCGGCCAGCCGGTTGCATGGGTCCAAGGTGCTGGTGCGAAGGAATAACAACAGAATGCCCAGCAGCAGCTGAACACGTCCAGCAGTTTCATTATCTTATCTTCTATTAAGTGTTATTTAATTGTTAAGTGATCTCATCTATGAGCTACATCTTATCCATTTGTTAGCTACTCCGTTAGGGGCCGGCAATATAAGGCACACGACTGATATTCTTTGAAGACAAGCACTGAAGATAAAATAATCTAGTTTCCCATCTTAAATCGCCTCTCTTATCTATACTCCCCTCATCCCCAACAAGCCGGCACCATCCGCCTAGTGGTGTTTACCCCATGATGTTCTAAGGGTCATCACACTGAAGATAAAATAATCTAGTTTCCCATCTTAAATCGCCTCTCTTATCTATACTCCCCTCATCCCCAACAAGCCGGCACCATCCGGCCATCCGCCTAGTGGTGTTTACCCCATGATGTTCTAAGGGTCATCACATTCATGTGATCATGTACAAGCTCACATGTAAGTGAGAAACCGCAAGCTAATGAAATTAATGTTTAGATGAGTCCTTTTCTACGATTTTATAGAGGAAGCTACAGCTGGCATTAATAATTGTCGAATCGAATCAGTCTTTTCTGGTCTCATTACTCTCAAAATCTTTGTGGCTCTCTTTTGTCGACAATAAAGTGTTTTCCAAATTATTTGTTTTTGGTATGTCGTTTTTCTTTCTGTAGCATATATCTCATCCCGAATGATCTTAATATTAGCATCTTACATTTCTCTTCTGATTTGTACTCAATAAGCTGTTTTTAACTTTTCAAACAGATGCTGAGACAAATTTACTTAAAGTGACAGAGGGAAATTTGGACTTCCAGAAAGTTGCTCTTGATGGGATTAGAAAAAGATTGTCTGATAAGATGTATGGTTTACATTTAAACCATTACTGATCTCTAATGCTTTACTGTGCACTTAATCATCTTGGAAAATTGTTCCCTAATATTGGAGTATGTGGACCATTTTGACACGTTTTGTTTTTTGTTAAGTCAAAAACCATTTTAAAGTTTTCTGTGTGTAAAATGGATATGAAGTATCAGTCCATTTCCTGAACGAACTCTGGGTATCGTAGTTGATTGACTCTCACTACCCTGGCAGATTCCGGAATTACCTTTAATTGGTTCTCACTAAATTTTAACTTATTCCAGAGAGGGAgtgtaaatatattttatttttccagTTACTTTACTTCTGCACATAGCACAGAGCAATAAATCAGTGATATGTTTAGAGGTATGTATTGTTTCTGACGGTTGATGTTCTGTGTTATCAGGGAAAAGTTCATCAACGAATCTATGGGGTTTCAAACTAACATGCTCGGAGGTTCAAATGAGGATTTAGTTCTCTTACTGAAGGAAAAAGGTTCACTAGAGGATGAGAGTGACAACTTGAAAATGAAGATAAACACTATACATGGTTCATCCAAGGAATACATTGCAGAGATTCTTGAGGAAGTAAATACAGAAAATTCAGGTAAGTGACAGTATGGAAAGTTGTTTCAGTTGAAAATTCAGTTTTCATTCTTTCTTGTTTTACTGGTATATTTTGTTTTAGTGTTCAACGTTCTGCTATATAATCATTGGCTGTATTTCTTGCATTTCATTCAATTGTGGCCACCAGCTTCTTACCAAGTAATCCACAATTTGGTCATCTGGTACTTAAGTGTAGAATGTTCTGAAACTTTCTGGAATTTCCATGACTTTTTTGTGCGTTTCAGTTGTTATAAGAATTTAAGAAGATGAGTAGTACCCTTGACTTCTAAAGCACTAGTGTGATATAACCATGCACATTTCATGTGGTTTATTGTCTATTATTGTGCATCAGAATTttattgtttcatttgatttaaGCATTTCTCTTATTAATCAATCTTCATGTCTGACGAGACAACAGAACATTATTAGACTTGTGTCCTCCTTTTCTGTTCTTGTATGTATTGTGTGAATTGAGGTCAGCTCATAAACTTGTTGTAATCCTCACTACTTCATCGACAAAGTAGCTGGCTATTTGCCATGAGCTATAACTATGTTACTTGTTGTCTTAAAAAACGTGACTTTTTTTTGCCACTAAGGAATTCCTAAATCCCAATTCTTCACCTTGCAACTGACATTTTCacacttctctttttcttttgcacTCTTGCGTCAAGGTTCATGATTTTTGCCATTGTTCTCACACAATATGGTCAAACTCATTTGACTAAGAGGGGTTTGTTTGTCAAATTTTCCTTTGAAAGATATTATACCCTCTAGTTAGAAATAAACCCTATGAGACCTCCCATCTCCGCACACCTGCTTGGATCTCTACTAGATCATGACTCGTGCCAAAAGAAACGAGGTTGCCGGTTTAATCAGCCGAATGTCATGAGATCGAATTAGTCCAGCTATGATCTAAAGGTGAGGTCTTCCCCTCTAGTTAGTGTAGAGTGAGTCACTGAAGCCCTGGCTCCATATTTCAGACAAGAGGGTACGGGTTAGTTGTGCGGCTGTGAGCCTGAAGTAGGAGCCGGGAAGCCATCTGGTTGGTGGGGTGAGGCAGGTGATCTCGGTGAAACAATGCGGGTCTTGCAGGCAGCATTGGGAACCGGCTGATTGTGCTTTGTTGTTTGGTCGATGTTGCTGCTTGCCAGATGGAAAGAAGAATGAGGAATCAGACTTCCTCAGCAGCAAGCCGAGGCAGATATGCTTTGACGGTGACATGGGAGCTGGGAAAAGATCATTTTCCTGATTGGTACTTGGCCAAAATAGTGACAACATAATTGCGGAAGAGTAACTACAATGAGAATAGCAGAACTTCAGCAGCGAAGTAAAGAAATTAAGCTTTTCTTAGTGgcaaaaacaacatttttcaACCAAAAAAACTATTTTACATGTCCAGTGACTTATCATCCATCGTACTCCAGAGTTTTACTATCCTCGCGCCTTTCACTATATACAGTTGATTGGTTAATAACTTGTCAGTAAAAGTGCACCTGCAGATTCTATTTGGATATACATTTGACTATCATATTCTACCTGAAGCTAAGCCTCTTGTGTTCTTGACTGCTGCAGTTCTGGAGTCTGAGATACAGTACAAGATTTCGGAA
This genomic interval carries:
- the LOC133885521 gene encoding uncharacterized protein LOC133885521, which codes for MAEDSGAILRHISSLKDMLDKVNEEIEQNIQKTREIESEIVKHSETEKHYLDKESELMKEVSVAEFELNGLMKVADAETNLLKVTEGNLDFQKVALDGIRKRLSDKMEKFINESMGFQTNMLGGSNEDLVLLLKEKGSLEDESDNLKMKINTIHGSSKEYIAEILEEVNTENSVLESEIQYKISEYTDILKDINNLKILFSSCSS